A portion of the Bradysia coprophila strain Holo2 unplaced genomic scaffold, BU_Bcop_v1 contig_297, whole genome shotgun sequence genome contains these proteins:
- the LOC119078523 gene encoding E3 ubiquitin-protein ligase RNF31-like isoform X2, whose amino-acid sequence MSQVPVIDTCQFCTFTNERGAKICIACGRTLGLPVVNLSSSDGVKCSQCTYQNLFGCKQCVICEMPIVTVEQVNMSSTLNNGQLCQICFSTTTKEFKMPGCTHSFCVSCSKQYFTVKIMECGINNFRCPIDGCFSFDELPNKLDFFKDLKLVLDGILDVRTQKMFDNKTGILDIMHDPGFVRCSLCGHGFINQCKSKQTNCSACLQSFCNRCGRQWTRNHSQTDCKPNDKGMEDGVLQMYTNATCPQCKYKYILERGGCMHITCTQCSYEYCEFCFKKMTGKGKACNFPNCSMEKSLHGHHPRNCMYYIREMNHTNLEELLKANGVRYNLVQKEKTSTCTVQVNKDISGTWVASECNHPSAERYNNMCLEHYKWYLGELMKIHSIDPVGVMNNLECMCELKRNNVPLQYIESYGQPIEDTHTAGLRTLIRENIPYEKLL is encoded by the exons ATGAGTCAAG TTCCAGTTAtcgacacttgtcaattctgTACATTTACAAATGAACGCGGTGCGAAAATATGCATAGCGTGTGGACGAACTTTGGGGCTACCGGTAGTGAACCTCAGCTCAAGCGACGGAGTCAAGTGTTCGCAATGCACCTATCAAAATCTATTTGGTTGCAAGCAATGTGTGATTTGCGAAATGCCAATTGTGACAGTGGAGCAAGTCAACATGTCTTCAACTTTGAAT AATGGACAGTTGTGTCAAATCTGTTTTTCCACCACCACCAAAGAGTTTAAGATGCCAGGTTGCACGCACTCCTTCTGTGTGTCATGCTCTAAGCAATACTTCACAGTCAAG ATCATGGAATGTGGCATTAACAACTTCCGTTGCCCAATCGACGGATGTTTCAGCTTCGATGAACTGCCAAATAAATTAGATTTCTTCAAGGATTTGAAATTGGTTCTTGATGGCATCTTGGATGTAAgaacacagaaaatgtttgataaCAAAACTGGGATCCTCGATATCATGCACGATCCTGGATTCGTGAGATGTTCGCTG TGCGGTCATGGATTCATCAATCAATGTAAATCCAAACAAACTAACTGCTCTGCGTGCCTACAGTCATTTTGCAACAGATGTGGCAGACAATGGACGCGAAACCACTCACAGACAGACTGTAAACCAAACGATAAGGGAATGGAAGACGGTGTACTCCAAATGTACACCAATGCAACCTGTCCGCAATGTAAATACAAATACATTTTGGAACGAGGTGGATGCATGCATATTACCTGCACTCAG TGTTCATACGAATACTGCGAATTCTGTTTCAAAAAGATGACGGGAAAAGGAAAGGCGTGCAATTTTCCGAATTGTTCGATGGAAAAGTCACTGCATGGACATCATCCACGTAACTGTATGTATTACATTCGAGAAATGAATCATACCAATTTGGAGGAACTGCTAAAG GCAAATGGAGTCCGTTATAATTTGGTCCAGAAAGAAAAGACTTCGACTTGTACTGTTCAAGTTAATAAGGACATAAGTGGCACTTGGGTCGCATCCGAATGCAATCACCCATCAGCCGAACGATACAATAATATGTGCCT CGAACACTACAAGTGGTACTTGGGCGAGCTGATGAAAATACACAGCATAGATCCGGTTGGTGTGATGAATAACTTGGAATGCATGTGCGAACTGAAACGAAACAACGTACCGCTGCAATACATTGAAAGTTACGGGCAACCGATTGAGGATACGCATACAGCCGGTTTGAGAACGTTGATTCGGGAGAACATTCCGTACGAGAAACTATTGTAG
- the LOC119078523 gene encoding E3 ubiquitin-protein ligase RNF31-like isoform X3, translating to MSQVIDTCQFCTFTNERGAKICIACGRTLGLPVVNLSSSDGVKCSQCTYQNLFGCKQCVICEMPIVTVEQVNMSSTLNVNGQLCQICFSTTTKEFKMPGCTHSFCVSCSKQYFTVKIMECGINNFRCPIDGCFSFDELPNKLDFFKDLKLVLDGILDVRTQKMFDNKTGILDIMHDPGFVRCSLCGHGFINQCKSKQTNCSACLQSFCNRCGRQWTRNHSQTDCKPNDKGMEDGVLQMYTNATCPQCKYKYILERGGCMHITCTQCSYEYCEFCFKKMTGKGKACNFPNCSMEKSLHGHHPRNCMYYIREMNHTNLEELLKANGVRYNLVQKEKTSTCTVQVNKDISGTWVASECNHPSAERYNNMCLEHYKWYLGELMKIHSIDPVGVMNNLECMCELKRNNVPLQYIESYGQPIEDTHTAGLRTLIRENIPYEKLL from the exons ATGAGTCAAG TTAtcgacacttgtcaattctgTACATTTACAAATGAACGCGGTGCGAAAATATGCATAGCGTGTGGACGAACTTTGGGGCTACCGGTAGTGAACCTCAGCTCAAGCGACGGAGTCAAGTGTTCGCAATGCACCTATCAAAATCTATTTGGTTGCAAGCAATGTGTGATTTGCGAAATGCCAATTGTGACAGTGGAGCAAGTCAACATGTCTTCAACTTTGAATGTT AATGGACAGTTGTGTCAAATCTGTTTTTCCACCACCACCAAAGAGTTTAAGATGCCAGGTTGCACGCACTCCTTCTGTGTGTCATGCTCTAAGCAATACTTCACAGTCAAG ATCATGGAATGTGGCATTAACAACTTCCGTTGCCCAATCGACGGATGTTTCAGCTTCGATGAACTGCCAAATAAATTAGATTTCTTCAAGGATTTGAAATTGGTTCTTGATGGCATCTTGGATGTAAgaacacagaaaatgtttgataaCAAAACTGGGATCCTCGATATCATGCACGATCCTGGATTCGTGAGATGTTCGCTG TGCGGTCATGGATTCATCAATCAATGTAAATCCAAACAAACTAACTGCTCTGCGTGCCTACAGTCATTTTGCAACAGATGTGGCAGACAATGGACGCGAAACCACTCACAGACAGACTGTAAACCAAACGATAAGGGAATGGAAGACGGTGTACTCCAAATGTACACCAATGCAACCTGTCCGCAATGTAAATACAAATACATTTTGGAACGAGGTGGATGCATGCATATTACCTGCACTCAG TGTTCATACGAATACTGCGAATTCTGTTTCAAAAAGATGACGGGAAAAGGAAAGGCGTGCAATTTTCCGAATTGTTCGATGGAAAAGTCACTGCATGGACATCATCCACGTAACTGTATGTATTACATTCGAGAAATGAATCATACCAATTTGGAGGAACTGCTAAAG GCAAATGGAGTCCGTTATAATTTGGTCCAGAAAGAAAAGACTTCGACTTGTACTGTTCAAGTTAATAAGGACATAAGTGGCACTTGGGTCGCATCCGAATGCAATCACCCATCAGCCGAACGATACAATAATATGTGCCT CGAACACTACAAGTGGTACTTGGGCGAGCTGATGAAAATACACAGCATAGATCCGGTTGGTGTGATGAATAACTTGGAATGCATGTGCGAACTGAAACGAAACAACGTACCGCTGCAATACATTGAAAGTTACGGGCAACCGATTGAGGATACGCATACAGCCGGTTTGAGAACGTTGATTCGGGAGAACATTCCGTACGAGAAACTATTGTAG
- the LOC119078523 gene encoding E3 ubiquitin-protein ligase RNF31-like isoform X1, giving the protein MSQVPVIDTCQFCTFTNERGAKICIACGRTLGLPVVNLSSSDGVKCSQCTYQNLFGCKQCVICEMPIVTVEQVNMSSTLNVNGQLCQICFSTTTKEFKMPGCTHSFCVSCSKQYFTVKIMECGINNFRCPIDGCFSFDELPNKLDFFKDLKLVLDGILDVRTQKMFDNKTGILDIMHDPGFVRCSLCGHGFINQCKSKQTNCSACLQSFCNRCGRQWTRNHSQTDCKPNDKGMEDGVLQMYTNATCPQCKYKYILERGGCMHITCTQCSYEYCEFCFKKMTGKGKACNFPNCSMEKSLHGHHPRNCMYYIREMNHTNLEELLKANGVRYNLVQKEKTSTCTVQVNKDISGTWVASECNHPSAERYNNMCLEHYKWYLGELMKIHSIDPVGVMNNLECMCELKRNNVPLQYIESYGQPIEDTHTAGLRTLIRENIPYEKLL; this is encoded by the exons ATGAGTCAAG TTCCAGTTAtcgacacttgtcaattctgTACATTTACAAATGAACGCGGTGCGAAAATATGCATAGCGTGTGGACGAACTTTGGGGCTACCGGTAGTGAACCTCAGCTCAAGCGACGGAGTCAAGTGTTCGCAATGCACCTATCAAAATCTATTTGGTTGCAAGCAATGTGTGATTTGCGAAATGCCAATTGTGACAGTGGAGCAAGTCAACATGTCTTCAACTTTGAATGTT AATGGACAGTTGTGTCAAATCTGTTTTTCCACCACCACCAAAGAGTTTAAGATGCCAGGTTGCACGCACTCCTTCTGTGTGTCATGCTCTAAGCAATACTTCACAGTCAAG ATCATGGAATGTGGCATTAACAACTTCCGTTGCCCAATCGACGGATGTTTCAGCTTCGATGAACTGCCAAATAAATTAGATTTCTTCAAGGATTTGAAATTGGTTCTTGATGGCATCTTGGATGTAAgaacacagaaaatgtttgataaCAAAACTGGGATCCTCGATATCATGCACGATCCTGGATTCGTGAGATGTTCGCTG TGCGGTCATGGATTCATCAATCAATGTAAATCCAAACAAACTAACTGCTCTGCGTGCCTACAGTCATTTTGCAACAGATGTGGCAGACAATGGACGCGAAACCACTCACAGACAGACTGTAAACCAAACGATAAGGGAATGGAAGACGGTGTACTCCAAATGTACACCAATGCAACCTGTCCGCAATGTAAATACAAATACATTTTGGAACGAGGTGGATGCATGCATATTACCTGCACTCAG TGTTCATACGAATACTGCGAATTCTGTTTCAAAAAGATGACGGGAAAAGGAAAGGCGTGCAATTTTCCGAATTGTTCGATGGAAAAGTCACTGCATGGACATCATCCACGTAACTGTATGTATTACATTCGAGAAATGAATCATACCAATTTGGAGGAACTGCTAAAG GCAAATGGAGTCCGTTATAATTTGGTCCAGAAAGAAAAGACTTCGACTTGTACTGTTCAAGTTAATAAGGACATAAGTGGCACTTGGGTCGCATCCGAATGCAATCACCCATCAGCCGAACGATACAATAATATGTGCCT CGAACACTACAAGTGGTACTTGGGCGAGCTGATGAAAATACACAGCATAGATCCGGTTGGTGTGATGAATAACTTGGAATGCATGTGCGAACTGAAACGAAACAACGTACCGCTGCAATACATTGAAAGTTACGGGCAACCGATTGAGGATACGCATACAGCCGGTTTGAGAACGTTGATTCGGGAGAACATTCCGTACGAGAAACTATTGTAG